From the Pseudomonas monsensis genome, the window CCTTGGCGACCAGGTCGGTTGCGGTGCGATCACGCTCAAGCTTCGCGTACTCCATGATCGCCAAGCCGTAGTCGCTGCCCAGCGGAATTTCTTTGCGGTCCTTGCCGCCGGTGTCGTAGTAATAAAACACCCGGCCGCTGGCTTTCTTGCGCTCCCGCAGCCTGGCTATTGAGCCTGGTTTGCTTGGTCGTCTTCCCATGTCAGCTAGCCTTACGTGATTTCCATACTGGCTTTTCAGATTCAAACGTGCCGACGGCGGTGACGGCCATCGCGGTGACACTTGGCCAGCCGTTCATTTTAATCGTATGGCGAACGCCATTCTTTTTAAGGTTGAGGATCTGTCCTGCCTTGGTCCGCGCGCCGGTGAGCTCGCAAACCTCCTCGTGAGATAGAAACTGGATGGTCATGTGATGCTCCATGCCGCGCGTGGCGGCAGAAGGTGGTTATTCGGTCTTGGCGGGGAACCACTGGGTTTCATATTCGAACTGAGGAACCAGTTCGGCGGCTATGTGGGGGATTTCCTGCTGAAGCTGGCGAGCTCCGCAAGGATTGGCGATAAAGTCCGTCGCGACCTCCTCGAACCGTTCCTTGAAGATGCTGAGCAAGTGGTCGGCGGCTGCTTCGAATTGATCTTCGCGAAAGTACCTGTCGATCACGCCGCCGCGACATACCTGCCAAACGATGCGCTTCGGCTGGGCCTCGGCCGCCTTGATCTTCTCTTCGATGATTTTGCGGGCAGCGCGGAGTTGATCGAGCGACAGAGTGGCGACAAAGTCGGGTGTGCTGATTTGTTGGGTCGCGGTATCGCAGTTTGCTGAAGGCATACGAAATCCTTGCCTGCCAACGCCGGCAGGCTGTTGAGTTGGGAGAGGGGTTAGGCTGTTGCGGCGTCGCGGAAAACGTCCATCTGCGCGGCACCGTCGAGCCAGGCCGCGTCAATCCGGCGCCGGGCCATTGCGGCGTACTCGGGATTCAGCTCGCAGATGATCGAACGGCGACCTTCCTGCATCGACACCAGCGAAGTGGTACCGGCGCCGCCGAATGGGTCGAGAACTACGCCGCCGCGCGGCGCACCGGCGAGAACACAGGGGCGTATGAGGTCGGGCGGGAAGGTGGCGAAGTGGACGCCCTTGAAGCTGTGTGTGGCCACAGTCCAAACGCTCCGCTTGTTTCGCTCCGTCGGCATGATTGCGAGTGCCGAATTCATCGAATCGTTATCCTTGACCCTGCCACGCTGGCGCTCATCAGCATCGCTTCCATGACCCCAGCCAACGCCGTTGGTCTTCCGCGC encodes:
- a CDS encoding DUF4224 domain-containing protein; the encoded protein is MTIQFLSHEEVCELTGARTKAGQILNLKKNGVRHTIKMNGWPSVTAMAVTAVGTFESEKPVWKSRKAS